The sequence below is a genomic window from bacterium.
TGGAAACAAGGTACGACAATCCGCTGATACGCCAGCGCCTGGAGAAATCCCAGGCCATGCGCGAAGCCGGGCAGAACCCCTATCCGAACGACTTTAAGCCCGAACACACCGCCGGGATTGTCAAAAAGGAGTGCGGCAGCCTCACCGGCGAAGAGTTGCAGGCGCTTGAGAAGACCTACTCCCTCGCGGGCAGGATCATGGCGGTGCGCAGCTTCGGCAAGGCGGCTTTCGTCCAGCTCGCGGACAGAACCGGGCAGCAGCAGGTCTTCGTACAGAAGGCGGCGCTCGGCGAAGAGGGGTTCGAGGCCTTTAAAAAGTACGACATCGGCGATTACATCGGCGTGGTCGGTAAACCCTTTATCACCCGCACCGGCGAACTAACGGTCGAGGTTAAAACACTGAAATTCCTCTCCAAGAGCCTTCGCCCCCTTCCCGAGAAATGGCACGGGCTCACCGACAAGGAGACGAGATACCGCCAGCGCTACGTTGATCTCATCGTGACTCCCGAGGTCGGCGAGACCTTCAGGATGCGAAGCAAGATCGTCGCCTTCATCAGGAACTTTTTCCACCAGAAGGACTTTCTCGAAGTGGAAACCCCGATGATGCAGCCTATCCCCGGCGGAGCCACGGCGCGCCCCTTCGTCACCCACCACAACGCGCTAGATATGACCCTCTATCTTCGCATCGCTCCCGAGCTTTACCTGAAACGTCTCATCGTCGGCGGACTTGAGAGGGTTTTCGAGATAAACCGCAATTTCCGGAACGAAGGCCTTTCGCACCAGCACAACCCCGAGTTCACCATGCTGGAGTTCTACCTCGCCTACGCCACCTACGAAGACCTCATGGACCTGACCGAGTGCCTCTTCGTGAACATGGCCAAAGAGCTGAAAGGGAGCCACGAGATAGTCTATCAGGAGAAGGCGATAGACTTTTCGCCCGGCTGGGACAGGCTTTCGATGGCCCAGGCGATTGAGAAATACGGGGAGATGAGCGCCGCGGAGACAGAGGACGAAGCGAAGCTTCGCGCCTACGCCAAGAAACTCCATATCGAGGGAGGCGAAAAGATGGCCTGGGGGAAGCTTTTGGCGGAGGTCTTCGAGGCCGTCGCCGAGCCCCACCTCATTCAGCCGACCTTCATTACCCAGTATCCGGTCGAGGTGAGCCCCCTTTCGCGCAGAAACGAGAAGGATCCGCGCTTCACCGACAGGTTCGAGCTTTACATGGCCGGGCGCGAGATAGCCAACGGCTTTAGCGAGCTGAACGACCCCGTAGACCAGATGGAGCGCTTCATGGCCCAGTCGGGCGAGCGCGACAAGGGCGACGACGAGGCCCACTGGGTGGACGAGGACTACGTCCGGGCGCTGGAGTACGGCATGCCCCCCACG
It includes:
- the lysS gene encoding lysine--tRNA ligase produces the protein METRYDNPLIRQRLEKSQAMREAGQNPYPNDFKPEHTAGIVKKECGSLTGEELQALEKTYSLAGRIMAVRSFGKAAFVQLADRTGQQQVFVQKAALGEEGFEAFKKYDIGDYIGVVGKPFITRTGELTVEVKTLKFLSKSLRPLPEKWHGLTDKETRYRQRYVDLIVTPEVGETFRMRSKIVAFIRNFFHQKDFLEVETPMMQPIPGGATARPFVTHHNALDMTLYLRIAPELYLKRLIVGGLERVFEINRNFRNEGLSHQHNPEFTMLEFYLAYATYEDLMDLTECLFVNMAKELKGSHEIVYQEKAIDFSPGWDRLSMAQAIEKYGEMSAAETEDEAKLRAYAKKLHIEGGEKMAWGKLLAEVFEAVAEPHLIQPTFITQYPVEVSPLSRRNEKDPRFTDRFELYMAGREIANGFSELNDPVDQMERFMAQSGERDKGDDEAHWVDEDYVRALEYGMPPTAGEGIGIDRVVMLFTDSASIRDVIFFPHMRPEA